The following DNA comes from Candidatus Poribacteria bacterium.
TCACGCGCTCCCGCCAGTCCGGCAGCTCGAAGTGGACCGACTCGCGGAACCGCTTCCAGTCGCCAGCCCAGCTCAAGCCGACCTCCTTGCCCAGAGCGCCCATCTTCGCCAGCAGCTCATCGTCGT
Coding sequences within:
- a CDS encoding M15 family metallopeptidase, whose protein sequence is DDELLAKMGALGKEVGLSWAGDWKRFRESVHFELPDWRERVKDLP